The Rhododendron vialii isolate Sample 1 chromosome 5a, ASM3025357v1 genome contains a region encoding:
- the LOC131326679 gene encoding methylcrotonoyl-CoA carboxylase beta chain, mitochondrial isoform X1 — protein MYKVLVRRVSTATAASKPTFSWLHNPINPLLLQTRRPFCLGVLPDSLDRSAESFARNSKVMDQIVSDLQSHIQKVMAGGGPEAVKRNKSRNKLLPRERIDHLIDPGSSFLELSQLAGHELYDEPLPSAGIITGIGSVHGRLCMFVANDPTVKGGTYYPITVKKHLRAQEIAAQCKLPCIYLVDSGGAFLPQQANVFPDKENFGRIFYNQAVMSAEGIPQIALVLGSCTAGGAYIPAMADESVMVKGNGTIFLAGPPLVKAATGEEVSAEDLGGATVHCKTSGVSDYFAQDELHGLAIGRNIIKNLHKAGNSGMINGLQNILSDYKEPLYDVRELRSIAPTDLKQPFDIRSVIARIVDGSEFDEFKKLYGTTLVTGFARIFGQPVGILGNNGILFNESALKGAHFIELCTQRNIPLVFLQNITGFMVGSKSEANGIAKSGAKMVMAVSCAKVPKITVMVGGSFGAGNYAMCGRAYSPDFLFFWPNARISVMGGAQAAGVLAQIEGGNKKKQGIQWTKEEEEKFKAKVVEAYDKESSAYYSTARLWDDGIIDPVDTRKIIGLCISASANRPPEPTKYGVFRM, from the exons ATGTACAAAGTGCTGGTGAGAAGAGTCTCAACAGCAACAGCCGCATCGAAACCAACTTTTTCATGGCTACATAATCCAATCAACCCACTTCTCCTCCAGACCAGAAGACCCTTCTGTTTGGGCGTCCTGCCCGATTCCCTAGATCGGAGCGCTGAATCGTTCGCTCGGAACTCCAAGGTCATGGACCAAATCGTCTCCGACCTCCAATCCCACATTCAAAAG GTTATGGCTGGAGGAGGCCCAGAAGCTGTGAAGAGGAACAAGAGTAGGAATAAGCTTCTACCGCGAGAGAGGATCGATCACCTCATTGACCCTGGCTCCTCTTTCCTTGAGCTTTCACAG CTTGCAGGCCATGAACTGTATGATGAACCCTTACCCTCTGCTGGGATAATCACTGGAATTGGATCTGTGCATGGAAGACTTTGTATGTTTGTGGCAAATGACCCCACTGTGAAGGGAGGAACTTATTATCCCATCACTGTTAAGAAGCATCTTAGGGCCCAGGAGATTGCAGCTCAATGCAAACTACCATGTATATACCTTGTTGATAGTGGAGGTGCTTTTCTTCCACAGCAGGCCAACGTATTTCCTGACAAGGAAAATTTTGGTAGAATTTTCTACAATCAAGCTGTAATGTCTGCAGAAGGCATACCTCAAATTGCACTGGTATTGGGTTCTTGCACTGCAGGTGGTGCTTACATACCTGCAATGGCTGATGAAAGTGTAATGGTAAAAGGAAATGGTACCATATTTCTAGCTGGACCGCCACTTGTGAAG GCTGCTACTGGAGAGGAAGTTTCTGCAGAGGATTTGGGTGGTGCAACTGTGCATTGCAAGACATCAGGTGTTTCCGATTACTTTGCTCAAG ATGAACTGCATGGACTCGCTATAGGGAGGAATATCATCAAGAACTTGCACAAGGCTGGGAATTCAGGGATGATAAATGGATTGCAAAATATTCTTTCTGATTACAAAGAACCATTATATGATGTAAGGGAACTTCGCTCAATTGCACCAACAGACCTCAAGCAACCTTTTGACATACGATCAGTCATTGCTCGCATCGTTGATGGGAGTGAATTTGATGAATTCAAGAAATTGTATGGCACT ACCCTTGTAACTGGCTTTGCTAGAATATTTGGGCAGCCTGTTGGAATCCTTGGAAACAATGGGATATTGTTTAATGAATCTGCTCTGAAAGGGGCCCACTTCATTGAGCTATGTACTCAACGCAACATTCCTTTGGTCTTCCTTCAGAACATAACGGGATTTATG GTTGGATCAAAATCGGAGGCGAATGGTATAGCAAAATCTGGAGCAAAAATGGTGATGGCAGTTTCTTGTGCAAAG GTTCCTAAAATTACTGTTATGGTTGGTGGAAGCTTTGGTGCTGGAAACTATGCAATGTGTGGGCGTGCATATAGTCCTGACTTCCTGTTCTTTTGGCCAAATGCCAGAATCTCAGTTATGGGTGGTGCTCAG GCTGCTGGTGTGTTGGCTCAAATAGAAGGGGGCAACAAGAAGAAGCAAGGAATCCAG TGGAcaaaagaggaggaggaaaagtTCAAAGCGAAAGTTGTGGAGGCATATGATAAAGAAAGTAGCGCTTATTACTCAACAGCAAGACTCTGGGATGACGGCATCATTGATCCAGTTGACACAAGGAAAATCATAGGTCTCTGCATATCAGCTTCTGCGAACCGTCCCCCAGAACCAACGAAGTATGGTGTATTCAGAATGTAA
- the LOC131326679 gene encoding methylcrotonoyl-CoA carboxylase beta chain, mitochondrial isoform X2, giving the protein MYKVLVRRVSTATAASKPTFSWLHNPINPLLLQTRRPFCLGVLPDSLDRSAESFARNSKVMDQIVSDLQSHIQKVMAGGGPEAVKRNKSRNKLLPRERIDHLIDPGSSFLELSQLAGHELYDEPLPSAGIITGIGSVHGRLCMFVANDPTVKGGTYYPITVKKHLRAQEIAAQCKLPCIYLVDSGGAFLPQQANVFPDKENFGRIFYNQAVMSAEGIPQIALVLGSCTAGGAYIPAMADESVMVKGNGTIFLAGPPLVKAATGEEVSAEDLGGATVHCKTSGVSDYFAQDELHGLAIGRNIIKNLHKAGNSGMINGLQNILSDYKEPLYDVRELRSIAPTDLKQPFDIRSVIARIVDGSEFDEFKKLYGTTLVTGFARIFGQPVGILGNNGILFNESALKGAHFIELCTQRNIPLVFLQNITGFMVGSKSEANGIAKSGAKMVMAVSCAKVPKITVMVGGSFGAGNYAMCGRAYSPDFLFFWPNARISVMGGAQVPDVCFPGCWCVGSNRRGQQEEARNPVDKRGGGKVQSESCGGI; this is encoded by the exons ATGTACAAAGTGCTGGTGAGAAGAGTCTCAACAGCAACAGCCGCATCGAAACCAACTTTTTCATGGCTACATAATCCAATCAACCCACTTCTCCTCCAGACCAGAAGACCCTTCTGTTTGGGCGTCCTGCCCGATTCCCTAGATCGGAGCGCTGAATCGTTCGCTCGGAACTCCAAGGTCATGGACCAAATCGTCTCCGACCTCCAATCCCACATTCAAAAG GTTATGGCTGGAGGAGGCCCAGAAGCTGTGAAGAGGAACAAGAGTAGGAATAAGCTTCTACCGCGAGAGAGGATCGATCACCTCATTGACCCTGGCTCCTCTTTCCTTGAGCTTTCACAG CTTGCAGGCCATGAACTGTATGATGAACCCTTACCCTCTGCTGGGATAATCACTGGAATTGGATCTGTGCATGGAAGACTTTGTATGTTTGTGGCAAATGACCCCACTGTGAAGGGAGGAACTTATTATCCCATCACTGTTAAGAAGCATCTTAGGGCCCAGGAGATTGCAGCTCAATGCAAACTACCATGTATATACCTTGTTGATAGTGGAGGTGCTTTTCTTCCACAGCAGGCCAACGTATTTCCTGACAAGGAAAATTTTGGTAGAATTTTCTACAATCAAGCTGTAATGTCTGCAGAAGGCATACCTCAAATTGCACTGGTATTGGGTTCTTGCACTGCAGGTGGTGCTTACATACCTGCAATGGCTGATGAAAGTGTAATGGTAAAAGGAAATGGTACCATATTTCTAGCTGGACCGCCACTTGTGAAG GCTGCTACTGGAGAGGAAGTTTCTGCAGAGGATTTGGGTGGTGCAACTGTGCATTGCAAGACATCAGGTGTTTCCGATTACTTTGCTCAAG ATGAACTGCATGGACTCGCTATAGGGAGGAATATCATCAAGAACTTGCACAAGGCTGGGAATTCAGGGATGATAAATGGATTGCAAAATATTCTTTCTGATTACAAAGAACCATTATATGATGTAAGGGAACTTCGCTCAATTGCACCAACAGACCTCAAGCAACCTTTTGACATACGATCAGTCATTGCTCGCATCGTTGATGGGAGTGAATTTGATGAATTCAAGAAATTGTATGGCACT ACCCTTGTAACTGGCTTTGCTAGAATATTTGGGCAGCCTGTTGGAATCCTTGGAAACAATGGGATATTGTTTAATGAATCTGCTCTGAAAGGGGCCCACTTCATTGAGCTATGTACTCAACGCAACATTCCTTTGGTCTTCCTTCAGAACATAACGGGATTTATG GTTGGATCAAAATCGGAGGCGAATGGTATAGCAAAATCTGGAGCAAAAATGGTGATGGCAGTTTCTTGTGCAAAG GTTCCTAAAATTACTGTTATGGTTGGTGGAAGCTTTGGTGCTGGAAACTATGCAATGTGTGGGCGTGCATATAGTCCTGACTTCCTGTTCTTTTGGCCAAATGCCAGAATCTCAGTTATGGGTGGTGCTCAG GTACCTGACGTATGTTTTCCAGGCTGCTGGTGTGTTGGCTCAAATAGAAGGGGGCAACAAGAAGAAGCAAGGAATCCAG TGGAcaaaagaggaggaggaaaagtTCAAAGCGAAAGTTGTGGAGGCATATGA